A window of the Nocardia sp. NBC_01329 genome harbors these coding sequences:
- a CDS encoding SDR family NAD(P)-dependent oxidoreductase translates to MFGLDSLLRFGATSRSRGARAVVTGAGSGIGRAFAQEIAARGGRVVCADIDEARATETVASIERDHPGVAHAFRCDVARREDVEILARFADAVLDGPVSLVINNAGVGIGGKPVGDIGFADWEWALGINLWGVVHGCEIFAPRLRATGRGGIINVASAAGFAAAPSMAVYNTSKAGVLALSETMAAEFSGTDIAVTVLCPTFVRTNVARDGRITTGSRDLAATLMRWTGFSPERVARLTLDAHDRGRLHVLPQPDAHLIWLLKRAFPGPYTTVAGLLERLLPQDESPTSTTAQRTGV, encoded by the coding sequence ATGTTCGGACTCGACTCGTTGCTGCGCTTCGGCGCGACCTCGCGCAGCCGCGGTGCGCGGGCGGTGGTCACCGGCGCGGGTAGCGGTATCGGCCGCGCCTTCGCCCAGGAGATCGCGGCCCGCGGCGGTCGGGTGGTCTGCGCCGATATCGACGAAGCCCGGGCGACGGAGACAGTGGCATCGATCGAACGCGACCACCCCGGCGTCGCGCACGCGTTCCGCTGCGATGTGGCGCGCCGCGAGGATGTGGAGATCCTCGCGCGTTTCGCCGATGCGGTCCTCGACGGCCCGGTGAGTCTGGTGATCAACAACGCCGGTGTCGGGATCGGCGGAAAGCCGGTGGGCGATATCGGATTCGCCGACTGGGAGTGGGCGCTCGGTATCAACCTATGGGGTGTGGTGCACGGATGCGAGATCTTCGCGCCTCGACTGCGGGCCACCGGCCGCGGTGGAATCATCAATGTGGCCTCGGCCGCCGGTTTCGCGGCCGCGCCCTCGATGGCGGTCTACAACACCTCCAAGGCCGGGGTACTCGCACTGTCGGAGACGATGGCCGCGGAGTTCAGCGGCACCGATATCGCCGTCACCGTGCTCTGCCCGACCTTCGTCCGGACGAATGTGGCCCGGGACGGTCGGATCACCACGGGTTCACGTGATCTCGCCGCCACCCTCATGCGCTGGACCGGGTTCTCCCCCGAGCGCGTCGCCCGACTCACCCTCGACGCGCACGACCGCGGCCGGCTGCATGTCCTGCCGCAGCCCGATGCCCACCTGATCTGGCTGCTCAAACGTGCCTTCCCCGGGCCGTACACCACCGTGGCCGGGCTGCTCGAACGGCTACTGCCGCAGGACGAATCCCCCACATCGACCACCGCACAGAGAACAGGAGTCTGA
- a CDS encoding SDR family NAD(P)-dependent oxidoreductase: protein MHIDLSGRTALVSGSSQGIGLAIAAALARAGAIVVVNGRGAERTEQARASIIAEVPGASVRAVAADLASAPGAALLGEKVPELDILVNNLGIFEAKPVFEIDDDEWRRYFEVNVLSAVRLIRMYLPGMMERGFGRVMNIASDSAVVTPLEMVHYGMSKTALLAVTRGYAKAAAGTGVTVNSVMAGPTRTPGVEEFVGDLVGAELPWDEAQHRFMLEHRPHSLLQRLIEPAEIGNMVAYLSSEHASATTGGAVRVDGGYIDSILP from the coding sequence ATGCACATCGATCTGTCCGGAAGGACCGCGCTGGTATCGGGTTCGAGTCAGGGCATCGGGCTGGCCATCGCCGCCGCACTGGCCCGAGCGGGCGCCATCGTGGTGGTGAACGGCCGGGGCGCCGAACGTACCGAGCAGGCACGTGCATCGATCATCGCCGAGGTGCCGGGAGCGTCGGTGCGGGCGGTCGCCGCCGATCTGGCTTCGGCACCCGGGGCGGCGCTGCTGGGGGAGAAAGTCCCCGAACTGGATATCCTGGTCAACAACCTGGGCATCTTCGAAGCGAAACCGGTCTTCGAGATCGACGACGACGAATGGCGCCGCTACTTCGAGGTGAACGTCCTGTCCGCGGTACGGCTCATCCGGATGTATCTCCCGGGAATGATGGAACGCGGATTCGGGCGGGTCATGAACATCGCCAGCGATTCGGCAGTGGTCACCCCGCTCGAGATGGTGCACTACGGTATGTCGAAAACCGCGCTGCTCGCCGTGACCCGGGGATATGCGAAAGCCGCTGCCGGGACCGGGGTCACCGTGAATTCCGTGATGGCCGGACCGACTCGTACACCCGGTGTCGAGGAGTTCGTCGGGGATCTCGTCGGCGCGGAGTTGCCGTGGGACGAGGCCCAGCACCGGTTCATGCTGGAGCATCGGCCGCATTCGTTGTTACAGCGCCTGATCGAACCCGCCGAGATCGGGAATATGGTCGCCTACCTGAGCTCGGAGCACGCCTCGGCGACCACCGGCGGCGCCGTCCGCGTCGACGGCGGGTACATCGACTCGATCCTCCCCTGA
- a CDS encoding alpha/beta hydrolase, producing the protein MTGSTRTSPPGVPGAPSFRARLTATAAEYGLRPLNCAIPLNPPGILFARTLIATIMAAAGPPIAGTEIEQVRAAGVRGEWVRAPGVRFGEQAIYYVHGSGYVLCSARTHRGLASRLSRRTGLPVFVVDYRLAPEHRFPAAADDIAAGYHWLRDQGFAAHNTVIAADSAGGHLTLDLLLENARSGAAQPAAVALFSPLIDLTFALAAEQERLRRDPVISARAARRLPRAYTHGQPEDTPRLRLGITTGTALPPMLVQAGGAEMLSADARHLHGMVRAAGGDCTLEIWPGQVHVFQALPRLTPEADIALDRSAQFMRTALHACAARKVS; encoded by the coding sequence ATGACTGGGTCGACGAGGACCTCGCCGCCCGGCGTGCCGGGCGCGCCCTCATTCCGTGCACGCTTGACGGCCACCGCTGCCGAATACGGCCTGCGTCCCCTCAACTGCGCCATTCCGTTGAACCCGCCGGGAATCCTGTTCGCCCGCACCCTGATCGCCACGATCATGGCCGCAGCCGGACCGCCGATCGCGGGCACCGAGATCGAACAGGTCCGCGCCGCCGGTGTCCGCGGGGAGTGGGTCCGGGCTCCCGGGGTGCGGTTCGGCGAACAGGCGATCTACTACGTCCACGGCAGCGGGTATGTGCTGTGTTCCGCGCGCACCCACCGCGGACTGGCCTCACGATTGTCTCGGCGGACCGGACTCCCGGTCTTCGTGGTGGACTACCGGCTCGCGCCCGAACACCGCTTCCCGGCCGCCGCCGACGATATCGCCGCCGGCTACCACTGGCTGCGCGACCAGGGTTTCGCCGCACACAACACGGTGATCGCGGCGGATTCGGCGGGCGGGCACCTGACACTGGACCTGCTGCTGGAGAACGCGCGGAGCGGAGCGGCGCAACCCGCCGCGGTGGCCCTGTTCTCCCCACTGATCGATCTCACCTTCGCCCTCGCCGCGGAACAGGAACGCCTTCGACGCGATCCGGTGATCTCCGCGCGCGCCGCCCGCCGGCTCCCGCGCGCCTACACCCACGGCCAACCCGAGGACACACCCCGGCTGCGGCTCGGTATCACCACCGGCACCGCGTTGCCGCCGATGCTCGTACAGGCCGGCGGCGCGGAAATGCTCAGCGCCGATGCCCGCCACCTGCACGGCATGGTCCGCGCCGCCGGTGGAGACTGCACGCTCGAGATATGGCCGGGTCAGGTACACGTCTTCCAGGCACTCCCGCGGCTGACCCCTGAAGCCGATATCGCACTGGACCGGAGCGCGCAGTTCATGCGTACGGCCCTGCACGCGTGCGCCGCACGGAAAGTGAGCTGA